The DNA region GGATCTACAGCAGTTTGTGATACCATTTGCTTGCAGGTATGTCTTTCATTAAGTTCTGTCTCTTCAGAGTTAGCTAGAGATTAGGCACTGGAAACTATATTGCTTTCCATGGCTCTTCTTGTTGACATATTATATATTTGCAACTCCATGCTGTCCCCTAAGCAGCCTCGATACTTTTGCTTTATCAAGTCCCTTCTTTAGACCAAAAACATCAACAgaactcttgaattttcttagttgGTTCTTTGAAGTTGCCTTAAAGGCTCTGTGAAATCAGTGCATGTACATTGTTAGAAGCTTAGATCTTTATTTGCCCTGTCCTCATGGGCACGATCTTATGTTAGGATGAGTAGAAGGAGCTACATCAAAAAGCTCCTTTTGGGGTCTGGGCCAGTTTATGCGTACCTTGATAATTTCACTGGGTACTTGCATCCGACCATACTTGTACTGGGTGACTCTGTGCACCAAAGCTTAGGCAGCTTAAGAGAAAGCACCTATTCTCTTTTGGCTTCTGCTCGACTCGAATCCTTGTCCCCATGTTTCAGATAATCATCTAATTAACCCTCTAGCAAGCCTTTTTCCCAAAGTTCAATCGGCCCAACCACGTTTCCTggttctctttctctttctttcttttatcctATTTCGGTGTAGATTGGTGCTAAGGAGATGACGAGTGAGGCATGGAATTCTTGTCTATTTCGGTGATTGTTTGTAATATTAACTTGGTGAAGGAACTAAAACCTTCGTTAGATGCATTACACCCATTAAAAGTGGAAGCAAAGGTTCTAATGGGTAGACAATGCTAGAGATAGAGAGATTGGAAGAGGTTGACTAGTAAGTTAGCATTCGACCTGgggagagaggggggggggggctgacTAAGATATTTATGGAAAGACTGGATCCAGGAATAGTATCTTACATAAAAGGTTAATCATAATTCTTGCCAGTACTGTTAAAGGTTCATAtattaaaatacaaaaagtaaTGTTGCTATTTTTAAAGTTGTACTGAGCTTGGCGAAAATTCTGATTGCGATATACTCATTCACCCCCATTCAGTCCAAATATCATCCAAAGCAATCAATCAACTACTCCTCAATCTTAAATTAGTTTCGGTCAGCTATATCAATCATTTCTTCCATTATGCTTTATTTGGCCCATTTGTTTTTTCATATAAGGTTGGGCCTACTTAAATACATCCAATTGATTCAGTGTATATTATGACTATTTTTACGCTAGACTTCAACCTATGCAGCTCTCTTCCTTTATTCAGACTTCGAACCAGCCATGTGAGGATCACACAGGCAGATTTTTAGCCCTAATATCATCGAACTGATCCAGCAAAATATCCTGTTCAGAGAGGATTACCAAATGAATCTAAAATAAGTTGATGTATTGCAAGCGAAAAGAAACTTAAGTTTTTAATTGCCTCAATGTGGACCATCAATCAAAACAAAGTCAATCCTACACCACTTCGTGCTTGTGGTAGCCCActgaaattgtattttttttatgacatgggaacccgcagctgctacccttcgggtgcgcacagggtaaacccagctcctgtgtaatagctcgcaaaccacagaGGAgtgataacccgcactaggcaagcccaaTGCGACGAGCTCAACCCAGAAGGCTAATCCCCGGCTgtcgtaggcagggggtttcgaacctgagacctccattatgaaagccccatgctcaaccaactgagccacccttgcgggtcaCTGAAATTGTATTCCTAACTGCATTTGCTTAATCCTGATTGCTTTTCTGGATATCTATTATGTGTGGTGCCCATCATAATATGTTTCTACATAGAGACTTCCCATTTTCTTAACTTTACGGTACATTCAAATGTTTCTTTCTCTTAGTTACCTCTTCTATGCTGTGGTAAAAGATGTTCTACTTTTCATAAGTTCGAAAAATTAATGGTGAAACATTCATGTTTTCTTATCTTGGTAAAATTCAAGACTGAAATGACAAGCACTCCATGAATAGCACTTCTTGAATTCCCTGCCAGAAGATCAAGGTAGGATATATTTGGATTAGAAAACACTAGTGCAACTTAACAGTTAGCAGCATAACTTTAAAGATTCTGTGCAAAATGCTTCGTTTTTATTAagtgcccaaaatacatattGCACGTTATAATATTACTCTTATCGAGTAATTTGTCAAAAAGTCTACTCTTGTTGAGTCTCAAGAGCTAAGTTTATAATTTTTCATCAAAAGATCTAGTATTGGTTTGAATTTGCTTTGTTTATCAAGTCGACAGTGGAATTTTGATGATTGTTAAGAATGGTTGTTTCAAGTAAATGATAATAAAAGAGGGATAGGAGAATTGGAAGGACAGATGTTTTAACGCGCTATAAGAATGACTGATATGGGCACCAAAGTCTAAGTTTTCGCTTGAACCGGAAGAAAGAACCAGACTAGCAAATAATAATATGTTGATAGTAAGGAACGGGTATTCAGTCATAACAATTGCAAGATGTTTGTGCTGGGAATAAAATTGAATTTAAACAAGTGAAATCATAGACGAATACCTACTCAGTCCGTGCCTACTGTGCCGGAGTATCAGCCGGTCTTATATGATAATGGAGgtaatagatatatatatagaaagtcCTACGATCTATTGTTGGCAAGGAAGACAGCTAATCTGAGGATTAGTTCTGGAAATTCGTGTTTCTCTGATTTGTGCCCTCTACACTGTTTTCGCATTGAAATTATATTAATGTTAATGATTTCACTAGCTGTTATGTAGTGGCATATCTAATCAGAGTTTCCTTTGGTAATTTGAAAGGAGAAATAGAAAGAGGACATCAAGAAATTGTTTTGAGATTATCCTGCCAGTCTTTTCTGAAAACATTTTTCTGTGCATTGCCTTAGACTTTGCAGAAATATACTTTATGTACTGATTGCTGGAACCTTATATGCAGGCCTTGTCAAAGCGAATTCATTGCGGGAAATTTGTTGCTGAAGCAAAATTTCGAGCCTCACCAGATGTCTATAAGGCTGCTATAAAAGCACAGGTAATCCATTTCCTTATATGCCCTCTCTCGTCTAAGGGAATCtattgcttaatttttttttctgctgAAGAAAGTGAATCCAGCTTTATTTCTCTGCTTCATGGATTGCGTTGAAGTACGcaaatatttgatattttgtgATGGCTATCATTCTCCAGGACAGAAATGGACTGATGGATTTGCTCACCGACCCTACTGTTGAAGAGGGTAACGCAAGGAGAGTAGAAATGAAAACCAAAACTTACGGACAAGAATTGCATACCAATGGACCGGAAAATGGAGGTGAACCAGTGTACAAAATAAAACCATGCCTAGTTGGTGAATTATATGGGGACTGGATCATGCCATTGACAAAGGAAGTTCAAGTTGAGTATCTCCTGAGAAGACTGGATTTGGAGAAAAACATCTGATGGATGTCATGCAACTCATACGAGCGTTGAATTATATGCGCAAATATCATATCCTTCCACCAGATGCCTATAAATATGTGGTTGTTTTCAAGTGGGACTCGGTTTCTTACAGTAATCTCTGGCATTGTAAATGAGCATTGAGGTGGTAAGGAAGTAAACTGTGATTCTTTGCCTGAGAGTATGTCGATAACCTGTTGTAATTTATGATTTTTAGTCCTTGAGAATGTATAAGAGAGATGTACTTTTGAGTAATGAACACTATAAGCTGGTCTCTTCCAATGAATTCCCATGTTGTTTCTGTCAGTGCagccttttttcttcttttcaagtgTACTTTTCCAGATTcgtttaaaggtttcaaaatcTTTGACTGCTACCATAGAAACTGATCTCTTTTGACCAAGGCATTGCTATTTATTTTCATCTTGATGACTTTATAAGTCTCCAAAAGCCAATTAGAGTTTGCATCCGTCGCTAGCTGTACTGAGGTGTCAAATTTTTTAGTTCATAAAAATGTACCTGAATTTACCTGTCTAAATATGAATAGATTCATTGATGAGTCGATTTAACccgtaaaaaaaatattgagttaTTTTGGAGTACCTTATAAATAACACATAAAATTGCCCTTTTTAACTTATTAACATGAGACAAAACGCTTCTCCTACTAGAAAAATATAAACTTCgatatttctttttgttttcctctGAGAAAAGTTTGAAACAttattttactatgtatttctaatattttatttttgatatgcatgtaCAATGAGCGCGTCATTCTTTCTGGTTCATAAAAGAATATTTCTTGTTGGTTGGTTGCAAATGCAAGCCATAAATCTCGGGCAAGAAATGCAAGTTGGATAAGTTTTGTTGAGAAATTCTTGATTTCCGTGGTGTTTCATTAAAAATCAAACTATTGAAAATAAAGACACTCTTTAACGTCTTTGTCCACGGTGTTTCATTGTCTCAACTTTCAACATATGAACCTTTTATACTGATTATGATATTTCTGAAAAAGTCAACTATATATGAATCTTAACAGTAAAATTGTGTCGGtaatttaaaagataaaatatataatatgatatacgaCTTAAACTTAACCAATACCATTATTGTATTAAAGAATGTATATTGTCATTGaatataatttaatttcatCTATTGGTAGTTTGAGAAAACTTATACTACGTTTTGTCTAACTTATTGATCGCAACAAGCTACTTGTCCATTTTCCATATCTAGAGCTACATAGACTAAAGAGTGATCAATTGAATAGTTTTCATCGAAAAATTATAATgtgtataaaaaataatactatatcacttatataagtcaaaaattatattttaaagatATATTTTAAATCTTGAACATCTTTATTGTAATTCCTAGCTTTGTCATTGTCTTAAGCTTGCTCGCAATAAGTGCATAAGCGATCTTATTTGTATAAGTAAGCCGTACATCATTAATAATTTTAAGTTCAATTTTTTATCTAAAAGGTAGTAATAATAGATAACATGCAATTGGAGGGTAGAAAGTATGCGTATCCTATGGGTGCCACTGACAAAATGAGCTGTAAGTTTGAACATTGCCTTGAAGTTAATTACGTTACTCCACTTTATTAATTAACGCCATGTTCTCTTAGTATTATTTTActcattatattattattattaaaaaaggTGTAGTTAAAGATAAATTACAGTTGAAGTAAAGTTTCAACTATAAATAAGTAGTCCACATGTATCTCCCACAAAAAGAAATACGTACAGCTTAGCTAAGAACTCTAGAGAGTGCGAAGTACTGTAGCGTAGCAATGGAGATGGTGGGAAGGAAGAGTTTTAGTTGGCCAACAATGGCGGTGGTGCTAACTTGCGCCTTGCTGGTTATGTTACCCCAAGTCTACTCAGTTCGTTACATTGTTGGATCAAGATTTGGGTGGAGTAGCAATGTTAATTACACTAATTGGGCTAAGGACAAACATTTCTACAACGGTGATTGGCTCTGTATGTTCTTTATCTCTTGGATCTACTCTTCTTTCAGCTCctttttaagtttttctttgtttacttCGCTTTTAATAATGAGAGTCAATTTTGTTTCTTGAGCCTTAGTTTTCTCTGGGTGTTCTTTTTGCTTACTATTTTTAAGTAGATGGTATCTTTTATTTTGCTCTAATTAGTAGGGGTAACTTTTAGAAGCTTTGATTGACTTGAACGTCTGGTGTAAATTGCCTTTTTTTCTGTGAACGGGTGAATTATTTGTTAAAATTAGCATATCTTTTGTGTCGTTCAGATCTATGTTTTTAGCTTGAATTTAGTATGCCCTTTTACTGGTTTATACCTAATCTGAATTACAGAGTTTCCAGCTAGGCATTTTCTGAGCTGAAAGTTTGAAGTTTCCCTTTTTAGGACTGTTTTTAGCACCAGCTTCTTCATAAAGACAATGGTGTTTAAATTGTGTTACTGTTGCCCTTTCCTTTTTAGGGTTTTATCTAGAGCGCAAATATCCCTACAGTTTTACAATAAAAGAAAGCATCATCTCTAGTTACTTGGCACTTCATTGCTATATAGTtgtgatatcaccattctttacACATTGTAAAGTTCTCTTTTGGATGTACATTTGCCCCAGAATTTCCTTAATGCTGGTTGTTTTACATCAAGAATATACCCCTTTATtgcacataaaaaaaaaaaaaaaaaaaaaggtatctATATCATCAAATTTCTGCTCAATTCATGATCTTCACTATCCTTGGTGTTGTGTTACTGTACAGATGGCTAAATAACTTCGCCTCGCATCTCAaccttttttctttcacttctaAATTGCATTAGCACAGAAGGTAAGCTGTTATGTGAGCCATAGcttaaagaaaatgttttgaaCTTCAGGTGTCATTAGAAGGGTAAATCCAGATTTTTTCTGGTGACCATAAAATTCTGTCTTTCCACTCAAACTTCAGTCCAACTGCTTTTGGTTTGTTGTGACTTGTGAGGTGCAAGCAACTGTCTGATATTTAAATTTTCTAGCCAATTTGCAACAATTAAGTGCTCTAAAAAATGGGTTTGGTAGGACATTATAGCTAATCAAAGGAGGAATATGATATTGGACATGACAATAATTCCAGCCACTTGCTTAAATGTCACCCTCATGGCTGATTCTGCCCAGAATCATCCAGTTGTTTTTAGGGACAAAGATGTTTGTCACAGTATTGATACCAGCTAATGCTGGACAAACCTTGCTAATTTTTCTAATCCAATTTGGTACATATTGTGTAATCTAGTGAAGGAATATTTATATCACTTTCAAACGGCTTCAACGATGTATATTGGTGTACTTGTGGATGTACCTGTATAGTGTTTGCTTTCTCTCTTCACATAGACTTAAAGACACATTACAAGTTACTCAGTTCAAACGACTATCTACTTGATCATCCACGCTGTGTGCATGTGAAACAACTATCTACTTTGTTTTGTTGAATACCGATATAGATGCAGCTATTCTTTGCTGTTCAATAACTCTTCCTCTCGCATCCCAGTTTTTGTGTATGACAGGAACCAGATGAATGTGCTTGAGCTAAACAAGACCAACTACGAGACCTGCAATACTGATCATCCTCTCCACAACTGGACCACTGGTGCTGGAAGGGATGTGGTTCCACTTAACGTGACGAAGACCTACTATTTCGCTAGTGGCAAAGGATTCTGCTACGGAGGCATGAAAGTGGCTATTCATGTCGAAAAAGCACCTCCACCCCCAAAAGCAGCTCCAGTAGTCAGCGCTTCTACAAATTTGCTCTCCTCATTAAGGGGGCAGATATTGATACCAGCTCTTTTTGCAACTGCTGCTGTGTGGGATGCATTTGTTCTACTCTGGTAGGATTGTCAATTATCCAAAAAAGTTGGATGGTTCAGACAATTAGTTAAACCTcaagtgttaagaaagtgtTTAGTTTTGTCTTTcgtgtgtttgtattttctttttcttgaaagttaccaTTTTTTCCTTTCGCTACTGCCATCATCATTTGAcctgaaaatcaattttttatttcagaTCAAATTGGTGGGGTTCATTTGaaaaatttgtttatttatgtttacttggcTTTACAAATGCTTCATTGGAGAAATTGATTGCGTGGATCACGGAGACCGTTCATGTTACTTCTTCCATTGGTCTCTTATTCCGTGTCATTAATTGTACCACCtctctttattaattttatcaATCATTAATTTGTTGTAAGTAGCTGTCTCGATTATTGGAAATTTGAATTTGGATAGCCAGCTCCTCTATTTCTCTAGCTCTCTAC from Lycium ferocissimum isolate CSIRO_LF1 chromosome 2, AGI_CSIRO_Lferr_CH_V1, whole genome shotgun sequence includes:
- the LOC132047053 gene encoding early nodulin-like protein 17, which encodes MEMVGRKSFSWPTMAVVLTCALLVMLPQVYSVRYIVGSRFGWSSNVNYTNWAKDKHFYNGDWLFFVYDRNQMNVLELNKTNYETCNTDHPLHNWTTGAGRDVVPLNVTKTYYFASGKGFCYGGMKVAIHVEKAPPPPKAAPVVSASTNLLSSLRGQILIPALFATAAVWDAFVLLW